The following proteins come from a genomic window of Flavobacteriaceae bacterium MAR_2010_188:
- a CDS encoding serine/threonine protein phosphatase 1, with translation MRRLAIGDIHGGLRAIKQLLEVADVKASDKLIFLGDYVDGWSESAQVIDFLIDLSKTHDCVFIKGNHDVWCENWLRTEEIDKVWLEHGGKGTIKSYEGFSAENKKRHLQFFEDMLLFDIDEENRLFVHAGFTSMHGAEYEIFKAHYYFDRTLWEMALSVDKKMDSNTRFYPPRLKHYKEIYIGHTPTINYGEYKPMNAMNVFDIDTGAAFYGKLSAMDINTKEVFQSDTVNDLYPNEKGRNRD, from the coding sequence ATGAGAAGGTTAGCGATAGGGGATATCCATGGAGGATTAAGAGCAATAAAACAATTGTTAGAGGTTGCTGATGTAAAGGCCAGCGACAAGCTTATTTTTTTGGGAGATTACGTGGACGGTTGGAGTGAATCTGCGCAAGTGATTGATTTTCTGATTGACTTATCAAAAACTCATGACTGTGTTTTTATAAAAGGCAATCATGATGTGTGGTGCGAAAACTGGCTGAGGACGGAAGAGATTGATAAAGTTTGGTTAGAGCATGGTGGTAAAGGAACAATTAAAAGTTATGAAGGTTTTTCTGCTGAAAATAAAAAACGTCACCTTCAATTTTTTGAAGATATGCTGCTTTTCGACATAGATGAGGAGAATCGACTTTTTGTACATGCCGGATTTACCAGTATGCACGGTGCTGAATACGAAATTTTTAAGGCGCACTATTATTTTGACCGAACATTATGGGAAATGGCGCTCAGTGTGGATAAGAAAATGGACAGCAATACACGATTTTATCCGCCCAGATTAAAGCATTATAAAGAAATCTACATTGGTCATACTCCAACCATAAATTATGGAGAATACAAACCAATGAATGCTATGAATGTTTTTGATATTGATACGGGAGCTGCGTTTTACGGAAAACTTTCAGCGATGGATATAAACACTAAAGAAGTCTTTCAATCGGATACCGTAAACGATTTATATCCCAACGAAAAAGGGAGAAACAGAGATTGA